The Devosia sp. YIM 151766 genome includes a region encoding these proteins:
- a CDS encoding rcc01693 family protein: MNAFPWKEAMRFGLGVLRLPPEAFWKMTPRELASAWGALLGDRAGPLDRNGLQTLMERFPDGQ, encoded by the coding sequence ATGAACGCCTTTCCCTGGAAGGAGGCCATGCGCTTCGGGCTGGGCGTGCTGCGCCTGCCGCCCGAGGCCTTCTGGAAGATGACGCCGCGCGAACTGGCCTCGGCCTGGGGCGCGCTGCTGGGGGACCGGGCCGGGCCGCTGGACCGGAACGGGCTGCAAACATTGATGGAGCGCTTTCCCGATGGCCAATGA
- a CDS encoding phage tail tape measure protein translates to MANDLFGEEFRDELSDVSVELRRIGDLADGVASSVSRAFRGAVLDGKSFRSVLSDIACAFADIALKAAFKPLGTLVGGLVENIFAATNPALGGVTPFAKGGVIASPSYFPLGRSMGLAGEAGPEAIMPLQRGSDGRLGVAGGGGAVQVTFNVTASDARSFAASEAEVSAMLLRAVRRGTRGS, encoded by the coding sequence ATGGCCAATGATCTGTTCGGCGAGGAATTTCGCGATGAGCTGAGCGATGTATCGGTGGAATTGCGGCGCATCGGCGACCTGGCCGATGGCGTGGCCAGTTCGGTCAGCCGGGCGTTTCGTGGCGCGGTGCTGGATGGGAAATCCTTCCGCTCGGTGCTGAGCGATATTGCCTGTGCCTTTGCCGATATTGCCTTGAAAGCCGCATTCAAGCCGCTGGGTACACTGGTGGGCGGGCTGGTGGAAAATATCTTTGCCGCCACCAATCCGGCCCTGGGCGGGGTGACGCCCTTCGCCAAGGGCGGGGTGATCGCCAGCCCGAGCTATTTCCCGCTGGGACGGAGCATGGGGCTGGCCGGCGAGGCGGGACCGGAGGCGATCATGCCATTGCAGCGCGGATCGGATGGGCGGCTGGGCGTCGCCGGCGGCGGCGGGGCGGTGCAGGTGACGTTCAACGTGACGGCCAGCGATGCGCGCAGCTTCGCGGCGAGCGAGGCGGAGGTCAGCGCCATGCTGCTGCGCGCGGTGCGAAGGGGCACGCGGGGGAGCTGA
- a CDS encoding DUF2460 domain-containing protein: protein MAFHHIRFPLDIALGARGGPERRTDVVTLAGGGERRNGRWAHSRRRYNAGYGVKSRADMQAVLAFFEERRGRLHGFLWRDGLDHSSGGAVPTPNDQELGTGDGLRTQFQLVKRYGAGFDPYLRPVAKPVAGSVRIAIDGAELASGWVLDASTGIVGFDVAPGPGTKVTAGFLFDVPVRFDTDRLDIELNNFDGAEAPSIPLVEILP from the coding sequence ATGGCCTTTCATCATATCCGCTTCCCGCTCGATATCGCGCTGGGGGCGCGGGGTGGGCCGGAGCGGCGGACCGATGTGGTGACGCTGGCGGGCGGGGGTGAGCGGCGCAATGGGCGCTGGGCGCATTCGCGGCGGCGCTACAATGCCGGCTACGGCGTCAAATCGCGGGCCGACATGCAGGCGGTACTGGCGTTCTTCGAGGAACGGCGCGGGCGGCTGCATGGTTTTCTGTGGCGCGACGGGCTGGATCATTCCTCGGGCGGCGCGGTGCCGACGCCGAACGACCAGGAATTGGGAACCGGCGATGGCCTGCGGACCCAGTTTCAACTGGTCAAGCGCTATGGCGCGGGTTTCGATCCCTATCTGCGCCCTGTCGCCAAACCGGTCGCCGGCAGCGTGCGCATCGCCATCGATGGTGCCGAACTGGCGTCGGGCTGGGTGCTGGACGCAAGCACGGGAATTGTCGGCTTCGACGTCGCGCCGGGGCCTGGCACCAAGGTGACAGCCGGCTTTCTGTTCGATGTGCCGGTGCGCTTCGATACCGACCGGCTGGATATCGAGCTCAACAATTTCGACGGAGCCGAAGCGCCGAGCATTCCGCTGGTGGAGATCTTGCCATGA
- a CDS encoding DUF2163 domain-containing protein has protein sequence MRQVPDDLAAHLAQGETNIARCWRLIRSDGVVLGFTDHDRTLTVEGTACAPTFGLDGGEVPARLGAQVETGEVLGVLDSAAIAEEDILLGRYDGALVESWLVNWAAPEQRLLLRVDHIGEITREDGVFRAELRSPQQALNVTRGRLYQGLCDASLGDGRCRVDLDLPAYKGAATVLEIRDPFEVLVGGLSGFEEGWFAFGMGHWGSGKRDGLADAVLTHRRVPEGDVLGFAARVGEWLLADDILTVTAGCDRRFATCKARFGNQRNFRGFPHVPGNDYVLRHPRRGDALDGRALVP, from the coding sequence ATGAGGCAGGTGCCGGACGATCTGGCGGCGCATCTGGCGCAGGGGGAAACCAATATTGCCCGATGCTGGCGGCTGATCCGCAGCGACGGCGTGGTGCTGGGCTTCACCGACCATGACCGGACGCTCACAGTGGAGGGAACGGCATGTGCGCCAACCTTCGGGCTCGATGGCGGGGAAGTGCCGGCGCGTTTGGGGGCGCAGGTGGAGACCGGCGAAGTGCTGGGCGTGCTGGACAGCGCCGCCATTGCCGAAGAGGACATCCTGCTGGGGCGCTATGACGGGGCGCTGGTTGAGAGCTGGCTGGTGAACTGGGCGGCGCCGGAGCAGCGCCTGCTGCTGCGCGTGGACCATATCGGTGAAATCACCCGGGAAGACGGGGTATTTCGCGCCGAATTGCGCTCGCCGCAACAGGCGCTGAACGTGACCCGGGGGCGGCTTTATCAGGGGCTGTGCGATGCCAGTTTGGGGGACGGACGCTGCCGGGTCGATCTCGACCTGCCCGCCTATAAGGGTGCGGCGACGGTGCTCGAAATACGCGATCCATTCGAGGTGCTGGTGGGCGGGCTGTCCGGCTTCGAGGAGGGCTGGTTCGCCTTCGGCATGGGACATTGGGGCAGCGGCAAGCGCGACGGATTGGCGGATGCGGTGCTGACCCATAGGCGGGTGCCGGAGGGCGACGTTCTGGGCTTTGCCGCGCGGGTGGGCGAATGGCTATTGGCCGATGACATCCTGACGGTGACGGCGGGCTGCGACCGGCGCTTCGCCACCTGCAAGGCGCGGTTCGGCAATCAGCGTAATTTCCGCGGCTTTCCGCATGTGCCGGGCAATGATTACGTGCTGCGCCATCCGCGTCGGGGCGATGCGCTGGATGGAAGGGCCCTGGTGCCGTGA
- a CDS encoding NlpC/P60 family protein, whose product MNGEIVVAAARQWLGTPYRHRASTRGAGCDCLGLLRGVWRTLYGDEPAAIPPYRADWRDPRNDGALQAAAERFLLAEAGEAAAGQVVLFRLAGLEHARHCGIMVSADRFIHAQEHLGVVEGNVTMGWARRVSGRFRFPEVPGLP is encoded by the coding sequence GTGAACGGGGAAATCGTGGTTGCGGCGGCCCGGCAATGGCTGGGCACGCCCTATCGGCATCGGGCCTCGACGCGAGGCGCGGGCTGCGATTGCCTGGGCTTGCTGCGCGGGGTGTGGCGGACGCTTTATGGCGACGAGCCGGCGGCGATACCGCCTTATCGGGCGGATTGGCGCGATCCCCGAAATGACGGGGCGCTGCAAGCGGCGGCCGAGCGGTTTCTGCTGGCGGAGGCGGGAGAGGCCGCGGCGGGGCAGGTCGTGCTGTTTCGGCTGGCCGGGCTCGAACACGCGCGCCATTGCGGCATCATGGTTTCGGCGGATCGCTTCATCCACGCGCAGGAGCATCTGGGCGTGGTGGAAGGGAATGTCACCATGGGCTGGGCGCGACGGGTGAGTGGACGGTTTCGGTTTCCTGAGGTTCCCGGCTTGCCGTAA
- a CDS encoding glycoside hydrolase/phage tail family protein yields MATLALSVAGQFVGGMVGGPIGATIGRALGALAGSAMDGMLFGEQRQAEAPIFDVRLGGSSEGAAIPRLYGWGRLSGNIIWARELLRHVTETAGAKGFAPPPEQQEEVLASFALGFCEGPVARLGRIWADGQLLDTRGLNLRFYHGDEEQLPDSLIEAVQGPGNAPAYRGLCYLVVENLPLSRFGNRIPQLSAELCRVVGELEPAIRAVTVIPGATEFGYDPVPRVRVIGAGEGASENSHLMAGVSNWTWSIDELVALCPNLKHVALVVSWFGDDLRAGTCSVRPRVEGAERTIEGTTWSVAGLGRGDVPLASSHGGGAAYGGTPSDASVLAAIADLKARGLSITLYPLMLMDVPAGNGLADPYGGAEQGAYPWRGRITCHPAPGRPGSPDGSAAAAAQVAAFVPGYRAMVRHYANLCVAAGGVDALLIGSEMRGLTQVRGAGNSFPFVAALVALAAEARAIVGPATKLTYAADWSEYSGYQPDGEKFFHLDPLWASPDIDAIGIDNYMPLGDWRDGENHADAEMAATGYELDYLGGNIAGGEGFDWFYADDADRRAQLRTPIGDGAHGEPWIWRYKDLRAFWSERHYDRPGGVRSSVPTAWLPGSKPIWLTEIGCGAVDKGANQPNIFGDDKSAEGGRPYFSSGLPDGLIQRQFLRAHHRYWADPANNPPGMVDPERLYCWTWDARPFPSFPALEEVWADGPNHSNGHWLTGRLGALASDELVSAIAADHDCVVRAAPATPLIGGMLISGPGTARQAIEPVLDITGQVLTARHGDIVALVQGRGEAVTFETAALAADEAPILSRRRSGAAELPGRLALGHLDRERDYLAANATALRPGNGPLISETLSMVLDGAAARRAAEKLLDRRVMAADRLELALPPGQVALEPGDRIALPDVAEGPFEITEIRDGTVRRITAMAVPRQDAVATGLDRPRGGLGVPPPQVMPVLVTAHLPALPDDPLRTRLLIGAYARPWPGLVQVAEASSGGVLAELARPLAMGETLSPLAAGPRAVWDRGNALEIELASGHLADVEELAALAGNNRIAVESDGGSWEVIGFAGAELLAPKRYRLTQLLRGLDGTDAGMGPISAGRRVMLLDGRAALLPVEAHRIGESRILRCHAGAGDVTGQEILVSPEAGPALPLAPVHLRAMRLGDGAIDLRWIRRSRADGDGWGMAEPILEHVPEAWQVRIFDGATAVRTIETDSVAASYGAAEQLADFGGPVGAFTFSIAQSSPVLGPGHAAWGAFHD; encoded by the coding sequence ATGGCCACTCTGGCACTTTCGGTGGCCGGGCAATTTGTCGGCGGCATGGTTGGCGGGCCGATCGGCGCGACTATTGGCCGGGCATTGGGCGCGCTGGCGGGCAGCGCCATGGATGGCATGCTGTTCGGCGAACAGCGCCAGGCCGAGGCGCCGATATTCGATGTGCGGCTGGGCGGTTCGAGCGAAGGCGCGGCCATTCCCCGGCTTTACGGCTGGGGGCGGCTGTCGGGGAACATCATCTGGGCGCGGGAATTGCTGCGTCATGTGACCGAAACGGCGGGCGCGAAAGGCTTCGCTCCGCCGCCCGAGCAGCAGGAGGAAGTGCTGGCCAGCTTCGCGCTGGGCTTCTGCGAGGGTCCGGTGGCGCGGCTGGGGCGCATCTGGGCCGATGGGCAATTGCTCGATACGCGCGGGCTCAATCTGCGCTTCTATCATGGCGACGAGGAGCAGCTTCCCGACAGCCTGATCGAGGCGGTGCAGGGCCCGGGCAATGCGCCGGCCTATCGCGGGCTCTGCTATCTGGTGGTCGAGAACCTGCCGCTCAGCCGCTTCGGCAATCGCATTCCGCAATTGTCGGCGGAGCTGTGCCGGGTGGTGGGGGAACTGGAGCCGGCCATCAGGGCGGTGACGGTAATCCCGGGAGCGACCGAGTTCGGCTATGATCCGGTGCCGCGGGTGCGCGTGATCGGCGCCGGCGAGGGAGCGAGCGAGAATTCGCATCTGATGGCCGGGGTGAGCAACTGGACCTGGTCGATCGACGAATTGGTGGCGCTCTGTCCCAACCTCAAACATGTGGCTCTGGTGGTGAGCTGGTTCGGCGACGATCTGCGCGCCGGCACCTGTTCGGTGCGGCCGCGCGTCGAGGGGGCCGAACGGACCATCGAGGGGACGACGTGGAGCGTGGCGGGCCTCGGGCGCGGCGACGTGCCCCTGGCATCGAGCCATGGAGGCGGCGCGGCTTATGGCGGCACGCCGTCCGACGCCTCGGTGCTGGCGGCGATTGCCGATCTCAAGGCGCGGGGGCTCAGCATCACGCTCTATCCGCTGATGCTGATGGATGTGCCGGCGGGCAATGGGCTGGCGGACCCCTATGGCGGGGCGGAGCAGGGCGCCTATCCCTGGCGCGGGCGCATCACCTGCCACCCGGCGCCGGGCCGGCCCGGTTCGCCCGATGGCAGTGCGGCGGCGGCGGCGCAGGTGGCGGCTTTCGTGCCGGGTTACCGGGCCATGGTGCGCCATTATGCCAATCTCTGCGTGGCCGCCGGTGGCGTGGATGCCTTGCTGATCGGCTCGGAAATGCGCGGGCTGACGCAGGTGCGGGGGGCGGGGAACAGCTTTCCGTTCGTGGCGGCACTGGTGGCACTGGCGGCGGAAGCGCGGGCCATTGTCGGGCCGGCGACTAAGCTGACCTATGCGGCCGATTGGAGCGAATATTCGGGCTATCAGCCGGATGGCGAGAAATTCTTCCATCTCGATCCGCTCTGGGCCTCGCCCGATATCGACGCCATCGGCATCGACAATTACATGCCGCTCGGCGATTGGCGCGATGGCGAGAACCATGCCGATGCCGAGATGGCAGCGACAGGCTATGAGCTGGATTATCTCGGCGGCAATATTGCGGGCGGCGAGGGGTTCGACTGGTTCTATGCCGATGACGCCGACAGGCGGGCGCAGCTGCGGACGCCGATCGGCGACGGCGCCCATGGCGAGCCCTGGATCTGGCGCTACAAGGATCTCCGCGCCTTCTGGAGCGAGCGGCATTACGACCGGCCGGGCGGGGTGCGTAGCTCGGTGCCGACGGCCTGGCTGCCGGGCTCGAAACCGATCTGGCTGACGGAAATCGGCTGCGGCGCCGTCGACAAGGGAGCGAACCAGCCCAATATTTTCGGCGACGACAAGAGCGCCGAGGGCGGGCGGCCCTATTTTTCCAGCGGCTTGCCGGATGGCTTGATCCAGCGGCAATTCCTGCGCGCCCATCACCGCTATTGGGCCGATCCCGCCAATAATCCCCCCGGCATGGTCGATCCCGAACGGCTCTATTGCTGGACCTGGGACGCGCGGCCCTTTCCCAGCTTTCCGGCGCTGGAAGAGGTGTGGGCGGATGGCCCGAACCATAGCAATGGCCATTGGCTGACCGGGCGGCTGGGGGCGCTGGCCAGCGACGAATTGGTGAGCGCCATCGCTGCTGATCATGATTGCGTGGTGCGGGCGGCGCCGGCCACGCCGCTGATCGGCGGCATGCTGATCAGCGGACCGGGCACGGCGCGCCAGGCCATCGAGCCGGTGCTGGACATTACCGGGCAGGTGCTGACGGCGCGCCATGGGGATATCGTCGCGCTGGTGCAGGGGCGCGGGGAGGCCGTTACCTTCGAAACGGCGGCGCTGGCGGCGGATGAGGCGCCGATCCTGTCGCGGCGGCGCAGCGGCGCGGCTGAATTGCCGGGGCGGCTGGCGCTGGGGCATCTCGACCGGGAGCGGGATTATCTTGCGGCCAATGCGACGGCCTTGCGGCCCGGCAATGGGCCACTGATCTCCGAGACGCTGTCCATGGTGCTGGATGGCGCGGCGGCGCGGCGGGCGGCGGAAAAGCTGCTGGATCGCCGGGTCATGGCGGCGGACCGGCTGGAGCTGGCGCTGCCGCCGGGCCAGGTCGCATTGGAGCCCGGCGACCGCATCGCCCTGCCGGACGTGGCGGAGGGTCCGTTCGAAATCACCGAAATCCGCGACGGCACGGTAAGGCGGATCACCGCCATGGCGGTGCCTCGTCAGGACGCCGTGGCGACGGGGCTGGACCGTCCGCGCGGCGGGTTGGGCGTTCCGCCGCCACAGGTAATGCCGGTTCTGGTGACGGCGCATCTGCCGGCCTTGCCGGACGATCCGCTGCGCACGCGGCTGCTGATCGGCGCTTATGCGAGGCCCTGGCCGGGCCTGGTGCAGGTGGCGGAGGCGAGCAGCGGCGGCGTGCTGGCCGAACTGGCGCGGCCATTGGCGATGGGCGAGACCTTGTCGCCGCTCGCCGCCGGGCCGCGGGCGGTGTGGGATCGCGGCAATGCGCTGGAGATCGAGCTGGCTTCGGGGCATCTGGCCGATGTGGAGGAACTGGCCGCCCTGGCCGGCAACAACCGCATCGCCGTGGAGAGTGATGGCGGCAGCTGGGAGGTGATCGGCTTTGCCGGAGCCGAATTGCTGGCGCCGAAGCGCTACCGGCTCACCCAGCTGCTGCGCGGATTGGACGGCACGGATGCGGGAATGGGACCGATATCGGCGGGGCGGCGGGTGATGCTGCTCGACGGCCGCGCCGCGCTCTTGCCGGTCGAGGCGCACCGGATCGGCGAGAGCCGAATTCTGCGCTGCCATGCCGGCGCCGGAGATGTCACGGGCCAGGAGATATTGGTGTCGCCCGAAGCCGGGCCGGCACTGCCGCTGGCGCCGGTGCATCTGCGCGCCATGCGGCTCGGCGATGGCGCCATCGACCTGCGCTGGATCCGCCGCAGCCGCGCCGACGGCGACGGCTGGGGCATGGCGGAGCCGATATTGGAACACGTGCCGGAGGCTTGGCAGGTGCGCATCTTCGACGGCGCGACAGCTGTACGGACCATCGAAACGGACAGCGTCGCCGCCAGCTACGGCGCGGCCGAGCAGCTCGCCGATTTCGGCGGGCCGGTTGGCGCCTTCACCTTCAGCATTGCCCAGTCGAGCCCGGTCCTGGGGCCGGGCCATGCAGCTTGGGGAGCCTTTCATGACTGA
- a CDS encoding glycosyl hydrolase 108 family protein → MTDTRFEICLAEVLRHEGGYVDHPSDPGGATNMGVTRKTLARWRHVSPWWDLHKSEVQTLTRTEATSIYRALYWDLCRAGDLPRGIDLAVFDYAVNSGPDRAIRALQTVLGVVVDGLVGPLTIGAAARADAGKAINALCDRRLGFLRGLASFATFGRGWTSRVAAIRAAALAVAPNTTSSKPGDMIMDILSGYKTYIVAAMMLLAGLAQMLGLDVPVMEGSSAGSLMLEAMAILFLRRGLKGDIGKA, encoded by the coding sequence ATGACTGATACGCGGTTCGAGATTTGCCTCGCCGAAGTGCTGCGGCACGAGGGCGGCTATGTCGATCATCCGTCCGATCCGGGCGGTGCGACCAATATGGGCGTCACCCGCAAGACGCTGGCGCGCTGGCGTCATGTCTCGCCCTGGTGGGACCTGCACAAATCCGAGGTGCAGACGCTAACCCGTACGGAAGCGACGAGCATCTATCGAGCCCTTTATTGGGACCTCTGCCGGGCAGGGGACCTGCCGCGGGGAATCGATCTGGCGGTTTTCGACTATGCGGTCAATTCCGGCCCCGACCGGGCCATCCGCGCCTTGCAGACGGTGCTCGGCGTGGTGGTGGACGGGCTGGTCGGGCCGCTGACCATCGGCGCGGCCGCCAGGGCCGATGCCGGCAAGGCGATCAATGCGCTTTGCGACCGGCGGCTCGGTTTCCTGCGGGGATTAGCCAGTTTCGCAACCTTTGGGCGCGGCTGGACCAGCCGCGTCGCCGCGATCCGGGCAGCGGCTTTGGCCGTCGCGCCCAACACCACTTCATCCAAACCGGGAGATATGATCATGGACATCCTGTCCGGCTATAAAACCTATATCGTTGCGGCGATGATGCTGCTGGCCGGCCTGGCGCAGATGCTGGGGCTCGATGTGCCGGTGATGGAGGGCAGCTCCGCCGGCAGCCTGATGCTGGAAGCCATGGCTATCCTGTTCCTGCGGCGCGGGCTGAAGGGAGATATCGGCAAGGCGTGA
- a CDS encoding DUF1902 domain-containing protein codes for MAQRLFNVSAHWDSEAQVYYSESDIVGLHIEAPDLDIFESVLMEVAPGLIVANHMSPEALETGKPEELIPAILWRRPEGRAA; via the coding sequence ATGGCGCAGCGCCTGTTCAATGTATCCGCCCATTGGGATAGCGAGGCACAGGTCTATTATTCCGAGAGCGACATTGTCGGCCTTCACATCGAAGCGCCGGACCTCGATATATTCGAAAGCGTACTCATGGAGGTCGCTCCAGGCCTGATCGTGGCGAACCACATGTCGCCGGAGGCTCTCGAAACCGGCAAGCCGGAAGAATTGATCCCTGCCATCCTGTGGCGCCGACCCGAAGGCCGGGCCGCGTAG
- a CDS encoding type II toxin-antitoxin system HicA family toxin, producing MVAGYYAAVTKELRRLGFLYQSNAKGSHEKWANEAGRVLVVPRNLMSRHTANAIMKDAGSALKI from the coding sequence GTGGTCGCCGGTTACTACGCCGCAGTCACCAAGGAATTGCGGCGGCTGGGCTTCTTGTATCAGTCAAATGCCAAGGGCTCGCACGAGAAATGGGCCAACGAGGCTGGCAGGGTCCTCGTCGTGCCACGAAATTTGATGAGCCGGCACACGGCGAATGCCATAATGAAGGATGCAGGGAGCGCGCTAAAAATTTGA
- a CDS encoding response regulator transcription factor, which produces MRILVVEDDANLNRQLKDALVEAGYAVDVAFDGEEGHFLGDTEPYDAIVLDIGLPQMDGLSVLEEWRRAGKVTPVLLLTARDRWTDKVQGIDAGADDYVAKPFHMEEVLARLRALVRRAAGLASNEIVAGPVRLDARSGKVTVDGQAIKLTSHELRLLSYLMHHKGKVISRTELTEHLYDQDFDRDSNTIEVFVGRLRKKLPEDCIQTVRGLGYQIVGE; this is translated from the coding sequence ATGCGTATTCTGGTTGTTGAAGACGATGCCAATCTCAATCGGCAGCTCAAGGATGCGCTGGTCGAGGCCGGCTATGCGGTCGATGTGGCGTTCGATGGCGAGGAAGGGCACTTTCTCGGCGATACCGAACCCTATGATGCCATCGTCCTCGATATCGGCCTGCCGCAAATGGATGGGCTTTCGGTGCTGGAAGAATGGCGCCGGGCCGGCAAGGTGACGCCGGTGCTATTGCTGACGGCGCGCGACCGCTGGACCGACAAGGTGCAGGGCATCGATGCCGGCGCCGACGATTACGTGGCCAAGCCCTTCCATATGGAAGAGGTGCTGGCGCGGCTGCGGGCCTTGGTGCGCCGCGCCGCCGGCCTGGCCAGCAATGAGATCGTCGCCGGTCCGGTGCGGCTCGATGCGCGTTCGGGCAAGGTGACGGTGGATGGCCAGGCGATCAAGCTCACCAGCCACGAATTGCGCCTGCTGAGCTATCTCATGCATCACAAGGGCAAGGTGATTTCGCGCACCGAGCTGACCGAGCATCTCTACGACCAGGATTTCGACCGCGACAGCAATACGATCGAGGTTTTCGTCGGCCGCCTGCGCAAGAAGCTGCCCGAGGACTGTATCCAGACCGTGCGCGGGCTGGGCTATCAGATCGTCGGGGAATAG
- a CDS encoding HAMP domain-containing sensor histidine kinase has protein sequence MLRKGSIAASLIWLSAGWLVLALVATGFLLSDLYSRALDTTLTQTLDFNVESLAGALLETRDPQNPDIALIDPRFERPRSGWYWIIRDGEGNLVNLSTSVVGIDLQGVGAAADALGRSTEVIDDPFGTRLRMVERSVSLGQESYRITVAGNLTEILALVDDFRGQAFIVLGAVGVMLAVMSGIVARIALRPIARLSEAVEAVREGESAEVSGSYPTEIAPLAAEVNELLRSNAQIIERARNQVGNLAHALKTPIAVLRNEAGAGKGALADVVSSETEKMSNMVSTYLERARLAARTSVVGKKADAAAIISRLARVMGKIHADVTVSFDEPGSSLPWFRGDEADLEEMVGNLLDNACKWSRGQVGIALSAENGSKGRQLLVRIEDNGTGLSEDDAQKVLRRGVRLDEKTPGTGLGLDIVKELVDVYGGSLEFKQSPLGGLLVELRLPMARRGRQVRTSGT, from the coding sequence ATGCTGCGTAAGGGCTCCATCGCCGCTTCGCTGATCTGGCTTTCAGCCGGCTGGCTGGTGCTGGCGCTGGTGGCCACCGGTTTTCTGCTCAGCGATCTTTATTCCCGCGCCCTCGACACCACGCTGACCCAGACGCTGGATTTCAACGTCGAAAGCCTGGCGGGGGCGCTGCTGGAAACCCGCGATCCGCAGAATCCCGATATCGCATTGATCGATCCGCGCTTCGAGCGGCCGCGCTCGGGCTGGTACTGGATCATCCGCGATGGCGAGGGCAACCTGGTCAATCTTTCCACCTCGGTCGTCGGCATCGATTTGCAGGGCGTGGGCGCGGCTGCCGATGCGCTGGGGCGCAGCACCGAGGTGATCGACGACCCGTTCGGCACCCGATTGCGCATGGTGGAGCGCAGCGTCTCGCTCGGCCAGGAGAGCTATCGCATCACCGTTGCTGGCAATCTCACCGAAATCCTGGCGCTGGTGGATGATTTCCGCGGCCAGGCCTTTATCGTGCTGGGCGCCGTGGGGGTGATGCTGGCGGTGATGAGCGGCATCGTCGCCCGTATCGCCCTGCGGCCCATAGCGCGGTTGAGCGAGGCGGTGGAGGCGGTGCGCGAAGGCGAGAGTGCCGAGGTTTCGGGCAGCTATCCCACGGAAATCGCGCCGCTGGCGGCGGAGGTCAACGAATTGCTGCGCTCCAATGCGCAGATCATCGAACGGGCGCGCAACCAGGTCGGCAACCTCGCCCATGCCCTCAAGACCCCCATTGCCGTCCTGCGCAACGAGGCCGGGGCCGGCAAGGGGGCGCTGGCCGACGTGGTTTCCAGCGAAACCGAGAAGATGAGCAATATGGTCTCGACCTATCTGGAGCGGGCGCGGCTGGCGGCGCGCACTTCGGTGGTGGGCAAAAAGGCCGACGCCGCCGCGATCATATCGCGGCTGGCGCGGGTGATGGGAAAAATCCATGCCGACGTCACCGTATCGTTCGATGAGCCCGGGTCTTCGCTGCCCTGGTTCCGGGGCGATGAGGCGGACCTGGAAGAGATGGTCGGCAATCTGCTCGATAATGCCTGCAAATGGTCCCGAGGTCAGGTCGGCATCGCTCTTTCTGCCGAGAACGGATCCAAAGGCCGCCAACTTCTGGTCCGTATCGAGGACAATGGAACGGGCCTGTCCGAAGACGACGCGCAGAAAGTGTTGCGCCGCGGCGTCAGGCTGGACGAGAAAACACCGGGCACCGGACTGGGGCTGGATATTGTCAAGGAACTGGTCGATGTCTATGGCGGCAGCCTGGAATTCAAGCAATCGCCATTGGGTGGGCTGCTGGTGGAACTGCGTCTGCCCATGGCGCGGCGCGGCAGGCAGGTTCGAACAAGTGGAACCTGA
- a CDS encoding RT0821/Lpp0805 family surface protein — protein MNRSTLFALPLLALALAGCSSTGTPRTVQAPVQAQPVAVQPLVPTSAQTVQTARLTTSIANGFVDPAALSLMSAKDSTEANSAQFYALQFGRPGAPRQWAGDGGTTGSVAVGPYVRVNNLDCRDFTHTVKVNGTDYVRKGTACREQNGNWNVVQGAA, from the coding sequence ATGAACCGTTCCACGCTTTTTGCTCTTCCTCTTCTTGCACTGGCCCTTGCCGGCTGTTCCAGCACCGGCACGCCGCGGACGGTCCAGGCGCCGGTGCAGGCCCAGCCGGTGGCCGTGCAGCCGCTGGTGCCGACTTCGGCGCAGACCGTGCAGACGGCGCGGCTGACCACCAGCATCGCCAATGGCTTCGTCGACCCGGCCGCCCTGTCGCTGATGAGCGCCAAGGATTCGACCGAGGCCAATAGCGCCCAGTTCTATGCGCTGCAATTCGGCCGTCCTGGTGCGCCGCGCCAATGGGCCGGCGACGGGGGCACCACCGGCTCGGTTGCCGTCGGTCCCTATGTGCGCGTGAACAATCTCGATTGCCGCGATTTCACCCATACGGTGAAGGTCAACGGCACCGACTATGTCCGCAAGGGCACGGCCTGCCGCGAACAGAACGGCAATTGGAACGTGGTTCAGGGCGCGGCCTAG